A region from the Hydra vulgaris chromosome 08, alternate assembly HydraT2T_AEP genome encodes:
- the LOC136083409 gene encoding zinc finger MYM-type protein 1-like yields MIEESFIDFIHSHEKTGEGLTTEILNKLEGDKLDTNDARGQGYDNSANMAGKYKGVRARILEINSLAIFIPCAAHNLNLAGVHAGSTSPEMITFFGTVQRLFNFFSSSTTRWEILMKSLKLTLESFSDTRWSSKANAITSLSLHLSEVKKGLESISNDLSNPEAVSNAKSLLLLINYRFICTLSMWNKILQCIDRTNKALQRKDISIDHAAKLIDALRCTLQGLREADFEQNFQEAKNLAETMNLQAGFNDKRKKKVKKMANYVATDEGSNMTPEHLFKMQIYKIFDTLLSQLDWRYEQLRTICKDFSFLYGISLESTSVLDLKKSAADLAIKYSKDLNMYQFTCEIQSFKFEASTIIPNIKTATPLDILQALHDFGLIESYPNINIAIRIFLTLPVTTASCERSFSKLKLIKNYLRSTIGQERLSNLSIISIEYNIVKDINYDDVINEFAQMKARKVQF; encoded by the coding sequence ATGATCGAAGAAAGCTTCATCGACTTCATTCACTCACATGAAAAAACAGGAGAAGGTTTAAcgactgaaattttaaataagctaGAAGGTGATAAACTGGATACTAATGATGCCAGAGGACAAGGATATGACAACAGTGCTAATATGGCGGGAAAATACAAAGGAGTCAGAGCGCGTATTTTGGAAATTAATAGTTTGGCAATATTTATACCGTGTGCAGCTCATAACTTAAATTTAGCTGGTGTCCATGCTGGCTCTACATCACCAgaaatgataactttttttgGTACTGTGCAAagattattcaattttttctcGTCATCAACAACACGATGGGAAATTTTAATGAAGTCTTTAAAATTGACACTTGAAAGTTTTTCGGACACAAGATGGTCATCAAAAGCCAATGCAATAACATCACTAAGTTTACATCTATCAGAAGTAAAGAAAGGATTGGAATCGATTTCAAATGATTTATCAAATCCAGAAGCTGTATCAAatgcaaaaagtttattgttacTAATTAATTATAGATTTATCTGTACCCTTTCTATGTGGAATAAAATTCTACAATGCATTGACAGAACAAATAAGGCATTACAACGAAAAGATATATCGATAGACCATGCAGCAAAATTAATTGATGCTCTACGCTGTACATTACAAGGACTACGAGAAGCAGATTTCGAACAAAATTTTCAGGAAGCAAAGAATTTAGCTGAAACAATGAATTTACAGGCTGGATTTAATGATAAACGcaagaaaaaagttaagaaaatggCAAATTATGTGGCAACAGATGAAGGAAGTAATATGACTCCAGAACATTTGTTCAAAATGCAAATTTACAAGATTTTTGATACTTTATTGTCTCAACTAGATTGGCGTTATGAGCAACTGCGAACTATCTGCAAAGATTTTTCCTTTCTGTATGGTATTTCTTTGGAATCGACCAGcgttttggatttaaaaaagtcGGCTGCAGATTTAGCAATTAAGTATAGCAAAGATTTAAATATGTACCAGTTCACCTGTGAGATACAAAGCTTTAAATTTGAAGCATCGACAATAATACCTAATATTAAAACTGCAACTCCACTAGATATTTTGCAAGCACTTCATGACTTTGGCTTAATTGAGTCTTATCCGAATATTAATATTGCTATCCGGATATTTCTCACTCTTCCAGTTACTACTGCGTCGTGTGAGAGAAGTTTTAGTAAATtgaaattgattaaaaattatttaagatctACTATAGGACAAGAAAGATTATCTAATCTTTCAATAATATCTATTGAATATAACATTGTTAAAGATATTAATTATGACGACGTTATAAATGAATTTGCGCAAATGAAAGCGAGAAAAGTgcaattttaa